DNA from Garra rufa chromosome 5, GarRuf1.0, whole genome shotgun sequence:
GGGAGGATCGATGGTGACTGAAATGAGAAAGTGAGACAATATAAATGAGTAAAAGGAAACTATTAACTAAATGTTTTAAAACTACTAAGATCCAGGGTTATTTTAGTTACctaaaactaaatctaaaaccaTAAACAAcacttgaaataaatgttaactaaagtaaagtaaaatgtgaccctggaccacaaaaccaatcataagtagcatgggtatatttgtggcaattgccaaaaacacattgtatgggtgaaaattatcaatttttcttttatgccaaaaatcaattagaatattaagttaagatcatgttcgatgaagatattttgcaaatttcctaccatgaattTTTAATTAggtcatatgcattgctaagaacttaatttggacaactttaaaggtgattttctttttttcttttgcagcctcagattcctgattttcaaatagctgtattttggacaaatattgttctatccttacaaaccgtacatcaatggaaaattaTTTAGCTTCATTTCagctttcttatttatttaaattgaccattatgactggttttgtagacCAGGGttacaaatattatttaaaaacattaaatacaaaaaaaaaacctaaaactaaATCAACTAAAACTACATAatcatataaaaaaaactaaaacgtcaaaaacacaacaaaattagctctaattgtaagttgctttggataaaagtgtctgctaaatgcataaatgtaaatgtaatttgaattaaaattcaagtgaaaatagaaaataaaaatctaatgCAAAATACTAACAACAACTGTAATAGTATATGAAAAGAGTCAGTGAAGAAAACTAATCTGTACTGATAATGGATGATTACACACTTAATATGCAACTTACTGTCTGCCGCCATATGCGGGAGGGTGACTTGATTTTTTCGGCATGATCTTAGATTCCTGGACAAACTTCACAGGGTTATCTGGGTGAGATctaaagaaagaatgaaaaacaTCATTTATGAATCACTACAATATAATGAAGTAATACACTGTTGAGGAAATACAACCAAAAACCCAGACCTAGATCTAATCCATATACAAATAAGTGATACATGATACAAATTAAGACACAGAGTGACTTTTTACATTACAGTTAATGATGACACTGCAAACATTTctttaattaattgtaaaaagACACCATCAGTATAGAATACATAAAACGCTAAAATTACTGAggttaaaaattatgttttttggcacacataaaaaaacaaaaacaaaacacttttttaggacaaaaaaataggttattttaattatacattttctctttatttaaatttaaaatatggcTGATTGTATACATTTAAATTTACAAATTCTGACTATTTTGCCATAACTGTTagattaaaaagttttaagtgtTGTTAGTCTGTGTATTTCTATATTTTTCCACTTGTATTTACTGGTGTGTATTATAATGTTTCCAAATACAACTAGAGTTACACCCCAGCCTGGTAGTAGTAGGTTGTAACAAAACCCTCTTatcactgtatttttaattatttcactttGTGTAGGGATAAATTGCAATTTTCTAACATGCTTTCATTTGTATCGAGGAAATAAGATTATATCATCGTTTAAGAACAGTTCATATAATTCAGTTTAATTAAGTGTACATTCGAGAAAAACAATAACCTACGTCAAAATATTCTCAGAATTAGGACACCTGACACCTAAAGTTTTAGACGAATAAATACGTTACGAAGGAAAAAATCATGCTTGTCAAAGAACAAGACGCTTAGCgtaaaactatttaaatttcTTAAAATTAGTTCCGCGCAACATAGTTCCGCTGCGTATTAGTAAACACAACAATTGACAACATAGGCTACAAAAGGCTACCGTATTCAGCTaggaatatttaaaaacaaatgtacAACAGAAAATAAATTATTCGAGGAAACTCACCCTCTTCCTTACCAAAGCAGTCAAAGCTGCTGTACAAAGCTTTGTAACCCTTCCTCGCTCGTTACAGGTGTATTTCAGGTACCCGAAAGACGCTCAACCTTCAGGAAACGCCCGCTGAATGCTGAGGGAGTTTCATGTATCTGCCTTCACTCTGACAACACATCAGTGAAACCAGCCTCCCCCATCCTCACCTGCACAGGTGTAGCCCCGCCCTGAACGTGTGCGCGCCGCGCCGAAAAGTCTAGGATGCAAGATGAGCCAGGTTCATTTGAATAGCGATTTTCACAATAAGTATCGTATAtagcttttcaaaaaaaaatatatatatatatattgttttgacGCATTTCATCTTTAAGACTAGCTACTTAAATAAtagatcatttgtgaccctggaccacaaaaccagtcttatataGCACGGgtaggctatatttgtagcaatagccaaaaatgaattgtatgggtcaaaatgatcgatttttcttttatggcaaaaatctttGGGATAttttgtaaagatcatgttccttgaacaTATTTAGGTAATTTAGTACCGTAATAATATGAAaattgtttagtaatatgcattgctatggaCTTCatgggattttctcaatatttacaacTATTAGAactcagattccagactttcaaatagttgtatctcagccaaatattgtactcATACATAAATCaactggaaagcttatttattcagctagtAGTTTAAACAATTTCTGTGATTTCTGTCTCTAAACAGCAAGTCCGTCTACACCAATGGGGCACTTGGTCTGAAAAAGATCGAAGACCCCTGTAATCATTCAAAAATTCTTCTATCCCATCTATCTGTGCATAAATTGTAAGTGATGAATAAAACCATTGGAATTTCTGATTGGCCAAATCACAAATTTGTAATCTGGGAGGTGTCTTTAGAATCCACTTAAGTCATCATTTAATTagaaataaaatgcatgttatgctTTGCTAATGGTCAGAGAATGCTTAGTTCAACATGTGTCTCAGAGTTGTAATGTAATTATGGTTTCAATTACtataaattgcaataaaaataacaataacaataattaaagCAGTATTGTTCTGGATTATTACacatcaggggcctcatttataaaatgttgcGCAGAAACCACCCTGTATTTGATCCTACGATCATCTCTCAAATATGCCTGATTCATAAAATGAATGTACGCTGAAAAGGCACTTACGTGTCTCTTTCAGATGTGCAATCTATGAATCGCAAATGATCTTGAATTTACACACAACTGTACGATTTCAGCTCTCTGCCTCGTAAACGACTCCTAATTAATGTCATTAACATGTAAAAGATCACCATCATCATACAAATCCAACCAGCGAGCTGCAAGAACAGCTTACATTTTCAAAAACCTGCAGTGCTTTGACAAGAAAAGGTGTGTACGTTTGCTCGGACCCTGACGTGACGCTAAACACTTTTTCACGCCAAAGCCAGTTTTTACAAATTTTACTAAATTTAAGCGTACGCacgctttataaatgaggccccatgTAAAGTATTTAGGAGGCATAAGGTTTGCACAAAAAGGTGTATGAGCACCGTTTCTTCCTGGAGTCCATTGCAGCTTGTAATCTGACACCGTCAGGGCTGTCAAACCAGTAAAAGTGTAGATTACCTTACTATAGTTCAACTATAACAGCAGACCTATACACATAATGCTCTGAGCAATGTAGTACAGCGTGTTAAGTATAAACAGACAAATGAGAGGTGACAGAGTATAAACtgttagttcatttttttttttttcaaaaaaagggAAATGTTTGCCAGTACAATATGGAGGAAGGCCTGTTTATGTTATCTACTTCCAATATCAATTAGAAAATTATGAAATTTTCAGGTCGAgtgacactgtaaaaaaaaaaaaatgtacatataacACACAAATGACTgtataaaacacaaaaaagtgaaCATTAAACTAGCACGACTACAAATATACCAAGCTATCTAAAATCATTAAAGATACTgccatttaaacaaataaaaatttgaGAGGTATTTGCATTATATTTTCCACCTAACTACAGGAAGCAGTGATTTTCTTCAAATTAcctatttctaaaataaaaaataatgtatatatatatatatatatatatatatatatatatatatatatatatatatatatatatatgacatgtCAGTAATATAGAAGGTAACATGTTCAGTGCTGGGTTTGAAGTGGTATATGCCCTTCATTATACTTTCCTGCTCTATTGAATTCAATGTGCAATTATTTCAATACCAACCAAGACCAAACCAAACACTCCAATAATTCTCGAAGGTATAGTCATGGACAATGTTCTTTCAGCCAGTTGCTTCTTTTTCGGGAACCTCTGTGAAGTTCATGACGAATTTTAAAAGTATATCAGAGTTCTGTTTAGCTGTAGCCATCATTCCAGTCCATGACTTTGTCATACTCCTGAATTTTCTGCTTTATGTGAGCAAGTTTGCTCTTTAGATATTCACATCTCTCCCTTTTCTCCTGGTACGTCGGGTCCTACAAACAGAAACACATAAAGCAATCTTTATCGTGCGCTCCAACACAAACAGGAAGTATGTGAACATGTCAATAGCATTTACGTCCCCCTAACATTTCCAGTTTTTCAGTTTCTACTGTTTGTGGCACTCACACAAAGACAGATACCATGCCATTCTTTTGCAACGACTAAAGAATGTAGAAAGTCAACAGGCAGATGAAGGTTTTGAAATGGGTCAAAGCAACTTGTAGAACATAGGTCATAACTTACCTTTTCTGGGAAAAGGAAAATACCtaacatttattttgtatattactTTAAACTGAAAGTAGATAACAATATTAAACAGTACTTACAGCCTTTTTTCTGTTGTACTCTTGAATAATGCTATTGATTCTCTCTTGCTCCTGAGGGAGAAAAACCAAgattagtatttaaaatatttatgcttaaagcaaaagattttagattaaaaaaGCATATCAATGTATTAAGGAATTGTATTGTCTTTGTGTCTTAACTAATTAATTTGAATGGTCATgcaatgtgaaaaattattatttaattacaaatattCCATGTAGTTTCTCATTTAACATAAGCTCATAAAAACCGTTAAGTGTAATAATTATAAAAGGTTAAAACCATTACCATTTGGCTGGAAGGCTGTTGTGGTAGATTCATCATCATATTATCCATTTCCTCAAACTTCTTCGTTAAGACCTGAACCTCAGCATGCAACTCTTTATATTCTGCATATTGATCATTAAACACAGCCTTGTATCGCTCCCTCTCCTCATCAGACCGGATTGTGGGGTATTTCCTATGAGGAGAAAGATTAGACAGAATATTCAGATATAGTCATTACAAAATAAATGAGAGATTATAAAAGCATGAGGCAGCAATCATTaaaatttacagttgaggtcaaaagtttacatacacgctgcagaatctgcaagatttttattattttaccaaaatatgagtgatcacacaaaatgcatattattttttatttagtactgacttgaataagatatttcacataaaagacgtttacatataatccaagagaatataatagttgaatttataaaaatgaccccggtcaaaagtttacatacacttttcttaattttcttaatgcagtgttgttacctgaatgatcaacagatgtgtttttattttatttttattttttaagtgatagttgttcatgagtcccttgtttgtcctgaacagttaaactgcccgctgttctttagaaaaatccttcaggtcccacaaattctttgatttttcagcatttttgtgtttttgaaccctttctaacaatgactgtatgatttttccatctttttacactaaggacaactgaggtactcatcCTATTCCAGTAGTTtgaaatgctcactaatgcttcagaaagaaacacaatgcattaagagccatgcggtgaaaactttttgaagatcagggtaagtttaacttattttgtcttctgggaaacacgtatgtatcttctgtagattctgaagagcagtactaaaatGATATGTAggaaaagtaagaaaaatgtacacatttattctgttcaaaagtttacacccctggctcttaaagcatcgtttttccttctggagcatcagagcaTATAGTCATTGCCGgagaagggttcaaatacacaaaaatgcagaaaaaccaaaggattcgtgggacctgaaggatttttctgaataacagtgggcagtttaactgttcaggacaaacaagggactcatgaacaactctcactaaacaaaaaaacaaaacaaaaaaaacagctgtggatcattcaggtaagaacacagtattaagaatcaagagtatgtaacttttgaacagggtcatttttatgaattcaactattttctcttgtggactatatgcaaatgttttatgtgaaatatcttattcagtactATCATATctatcagtactaaataaacagaaacatgcattttgtattatctctcttatttttgtcaaatgtataTAACACATAAAATAGCTTGAATGAATTAATTGATTTGAATTGATTGAAACTCACGCCACATAATCTGCAATCACCACAGGTTTGGGGATGTGGCCAGCAGGTATATGACCCCTTAAGATCTCTGGTTCCATCATAACTGGGTTGACAGGCGTGCCATCATAAGATTCTGGACTCATCATTACTGGAGCAGTTTGGATGGGCACAGAGACGCTTGAGCCGGCACCAATCTGAAATTGCAAATAGTATGTTACGGCAATGATTTCAAAATCTGAAAATGTTCTTCTAGACATAAAAATTTAACTGCTTACCATATTGAGAGGAAGTCCATCTGATTTcatctaaatataaataaaaacagaaaagcaAGCAAATTAAATTTAATAGCTAAGTGTGAGATGTTAATCATTTTCAAAGAACAAATGATTTGAACTTTACATCTTGACCCATTCTCTCTCTGCGCATCCTCGCAGCTTCATGTCTCCACAGCTTCAGACACACACCTGCTCCCACGAGATACAACAGCATGTTGAGAAAGAGGAAGATGATGGCCGCATTCTGCCCAGCCTCTGTTCGGCAAAACCCTGCATTGGGCCCAGCGTTAAAATGTGGATAATTGCAGAGACCACCACGGACTGTGTCTCGCACGTACACGATTGCAGCTGACAAGTAGAGCAAGGCTAATGCCAAGTTTATCACACACTCTGTGATTGGCCACCAGCTGGAGTCTAGTAGAATGGTACGATAATACATGGTCATTCCTAACACTAATAGAATGACAGTCACTATCCAGGCCACTCCAGCCACCACAATAACAAATGGAGTCAAGGGTCCTGAGTAGGAAATTCCAGTTCCAGATCCTCCATACATCCCACCCATTGACCCTCCATACCCTCCTCCGTACATCTGATGCATGGAGTAACCAAACATATTAAACCACTCATTATCTTTGTGCACGTATGCACAGACGCAAGCAAAAACAGCAGCCCCCAAAAGCAACTCTGCACATCCCAAAATGCGCAAAAGTCCAGCCCAGGACTTCATATACGCGTAGCGCTGATTGTACTCCTCCACCTTCTCGCTGTAAGTTAGAGCCGTCTGCAAAGAGCGTCCAGAAACCGATTCCAGTGGCTCCCCTAATAACGTCATCTGCTCCTTTCTTGAATTGTAGCTGCCTCCAGACCCTCCATAAGGGTCTAGGTAAGAGCTGGGGGCTGTAGGGGAGGGTGCACGTGAGTGTGGAGGAGAGCACGGGACGCCTCCGGAGGTGGTGTTCACATCAGGTGCtgctggtggtggtggtggtggaaaGGTCCACTTCTTGCTGCCTCGGTTGCCACTGGCTCTGAAGAAGTTCTTCACAGAGTCAGGAATGAAGCGTCGGACAGGTTTGATGTCCATGGCATCGTCCACCTGGTCTTCAACATCGCTTGGATAGAAATCTGGGCCAACAGGAGGGTTTTCAGGGAGCGGTGGAGGTGGTAAACTGTCATAGCTGGATGCAGCTACTTCACCAGCATATGGGTAAGGAGCCTGCTGACCCCACGGCAGTGAGCCGATAGGCACCTCATCGTAATGAGGCATATCGCGGACCCGATCAAAGCGGGACGCTGACCCGTTTCCGAAAGACATGGGGATGGTTTTAGCAGCTGAGTGAACTGAGGATCAGAAAATGTATGCACATTATTATAATGACTTGTTTTGCATCCACATTGACATAATGTGATATTAATAAGCTAATAATTATTGTTATGCCATGGTTTGtagttaataaataattaatattgtttaataataaGTACATTTACAAATTCAAAACAATTGTTTTAGTCAATGTTGGCATTACAATGTTATGATCTACACTAAAAACAATTGAAATATGTACATATACAAATACAATTATATAGTGCATATCTACATAGAAAAAACATTGcatactgtatatgtgaccccggcccacaaa
Protein-coding regions in this window:
- the marveld2b gene encoding MARVEL domain-containing protein 2b; the encoded protein is MSFGNGSASRFDRVRDMPHYDEVPIGSLPWGQQAPYPYAGEVAASSYDSLPPPPLPENPPVGPDFYPSDVEDQVDDAMDIKPVRRFIPDSVKNFFRASGNRGSKKWTFPPPPPPAAPDVNTTSGGVPCSPPHSRAPSPTAPSSYLDPYGGSGGSYNSRKEQMTLLGEPLESVSGRSLQTALTYSEKVEEYNQRYAYMKSWAGLLRILGCAELLLGAAVFACVCAYVHKDNEWFNMFGYSMHQMYGGGYGGSMGGMYGGSGTGISYSGPLTPFVIVVAGVAWIVTVILLVLGMTMYYRTILLDSSWWPITECVINLALALLYLSAAIVYVRDTVRGGLCNYPHFNAGPNAGFCRTEAGQNAAIIFLFLNMLLYLVGAGVCLKLWRHEAARMRRERMGQDMKSDGLPLNMIGAGSSVSVPIQTAPVMMSPESYDGTPVNPVMMEPEILRGHIPAGHIPKPVVIADYVAKYPTIRSDEERERYKAVFNDQYAEYKELHAEVQVLTKKFEEMDNMMMNLPQQPSSQMEQERINSIIQEYNRKKADPTYQEKRERCEYLKSKLAHIKQKIQEYDKVMDWNDGYS